Proteins co-encoded in one Arachis hypogaea cultivar Tifrunner chromosome 13, arahy.Tifrunner.gnm2.J5K5, whole genome shotgun sequence genomic window:
- the LOC112733244 gene encoding large ribosomal subunit protein eL6z produces the protein MAPKQRTARKVSRNPELIRGIGKYSRSKMYHKRGLWAIKAKNGGVLPRHDPKPKPQAPSQKPPKFYPADDVKKPLVNKHKPKPTKLRASITPGTVLILLAGRFKGKRVVFLKQLPSGLLLVTGPFKINGVPLRRVNQSYVIGTSTKVDVSGVNVDKFDDKYFAKEAEKKKKKEEGEFFESEKEEKKVLPQEKKDDQKTVDSALLKSIESVLDLKAYIGARFSLKQGMKPHELVF, from the exons ATGGCGCCGAAGCAGAGAACAGCGAGGAAGGTGAGCCGGAACCCCGAACTGATTAGGGGAATCGGAAAGTACTCGAGGTCCAAGATGTACCACAAGAGGGGACTCTGGGCCATCAAGGCCAAAAACGGCGGCGTTTTGCCTCGCCACGATCCCAAACCTAAGCCTCAAGCACCTTCTCAGAAGCCTCCCAAATTTTATCCTGCTGATGACGTCAAGAAACCCCTTGTCAACAAGCACAAGCCCAAACCTACCAAGCTCAG GGCTAGCATTACTCCTGGAACAGTGCTGATTCTTCTAGCTGGCAGATTTAAGGGAAAGAGAGTAGTGTTCCTGAAGCAGCTTCCTTCGGGCTTGCTTCTTGTTACTG GCCCTTTCAAAATCAATGGAGTGCCTTTGAGACGTGTGAACCAATCCTACGTCATTGGTACATCAACCAAAGTAGATGTCTCTGGTGTTAATGTGGATAAATTTGATGACAAATATTTTGCAAAGGAagctgagaagaagaagaaaaaggaagagggaGAGTTCTTTGAATCAGAGAAAGAG GAGAAGAAAGTGCTGCCCCAGGAGAAGAAAGATGATCAGAAAACGGTGGACTCTGCTTTGTTAAAATCCATTGAAAGCGTTCTAGATTTGAAGGCATATATTGGTGCTAGGTTTTCCCTCAagcaaggcatgaagcctcatgAGCTAGTTTTTTAA